In the genome of Pichia kudriavzevii chromosome 4, complete sequence, one region contains:
- a CDS encoding uncharacterized protein (PKUD0D02070; similar to Saccharomyces cerevisiae YLR384C (IKI3); ancestral locus Anc_4.240), with translation MKNVTVLNRSRIHADSYTVPDLPLEDARFDLISDSLTIVLKSQNSLEIQQFQKNGDRKILACIPINESDKLLNFIHFEDSNSIVCVFANGDLMIANYDSISNDYEQTFIEIVGTIDCGIKSAKWSHDEEILTLVTNEHNLLLFSRNLDLVLEKKIDANDLNIQNQVSLGWGKEETQFKGRGAKQIERQRNLLRNAGLNIDSDNAILCDPTIKEIQSGKISSFDINDYEISWRGDCQYFAITCIEIVNGKERRVIRVYSREGELISCSEPIDGQEHTLSWKPQGSLIASTQRRFEPEINGHVLDVIFFEKNGLRHGEFDSRLNAKNDNIFKIGWSSNSEILLLQLYNSVQLWYMKNYHWYCKQEIKTYSNDPIKFTKFHPEKPFKLMIGTKETLEIIDLSYALTHGNTIQPYDQGLNMVVDGKTCLLTPFAKANVPPPMSFRELDIDENINCIASSMDNMYIALLSNKHVHVFKGDEDNWNYELISSFPIEDGLYPRQVQIVGKENKIYILMDDLLNNLSRILVLEIIDEQVEFQDIIETPNNLKVIKLSSNSSFDYAAFETIDSSIYIVNTDNSVEKLSQFPQLVNDFQVVEVPSELNTPESPDFIKLPIGLMNTGKLYIDSKLISQGVTSMLITDGFLLYTTAQHQLKFFHLHNPNILDDNEIKEEFFEHDERIRNIERGSTLVNSIPSKSSVILQAPRGNLETIYPRIMVLNDVRRAIKNVNYKSAFMTCRVHRIALDILHDYDPQLFFSNIENFIHQLDKVEYLDLFLSCLLEEDVCQTKYKESKLTNDDVSNAGIVDAIKDLKISKKEQGTLKVRNICDAILNVLINKSSLKEKYLQSIITAYASQKPPRTEEALQLISTFTNDQEIEKSVQHLCFLLDVNKLYLQALGIYNIPLALIVAQQSQKDPKEYLPFLQSLFEETELRRRFMVDNYLKKYEKALDSLVKIPREENKDIKDEIIDFIIDHDLYKHALTLYENDSENFNVVLGYFADYLNSKQNYTQAAIIYEKLLDYPKALENYISAKRWREAISITLKPEFNYKHEEACSTLVDSLTLIHDYKSAAYISHKYLGDLKRALELYGKEYEYSTAIQLCLEEGKPELISEIVDPSINEGFGTIVELLADCKGQLESQLKRLRELREKKQSDPFAFYGEMGENENTPDNVSIAPSETSTKESFFTRYTGKTAGTAKTGASRRTAKNKRREERKRARGKKGTIYEEEYLISSVGRLIDRLEITKPDTIKLLEAMIRREMIQQAHIVQSNYVALLNQLKENVVEIYTVDKRDRERIDENGMVYYVDEIPIPTIKDFPVLDILDY, from the coding sequence ATGAAGAACGTCACAGTTCTGAACAGGTCTCGAATCCATGCGGATTCATATACGGTGCCTGACTTACCGCTAGAAGATGCACGTTTCGATCTTATTTCAGACTCACTAACAATCGTCTTGAAGTCTCAAAACTCACTTGAGATACAACAGTTTCAGAAGAATGGTGATAGAAAAATCCTTGCGTGTATACCAATAAACGAATCTGATAAACTGCTAAACTTCATTCACTTTGAGGATTCAAACTCTATTGTCTGCGTTTTCGCAAATGGTGATTTGATGATTGCTAACTATGATTCCATTTCTAATGATTACGAACAAacttttattgaaatcGTCGGTACCATAGATTGCGGTATCAAATCTGCTAAATGGTCCCATGATGAAGAGATTCTAACATTAGTTACAAACGAGCATAATTTGCTACTGTTCTCAAGAAATTTAGATTTGGTcttggagaagaaaatcgACGCcaatgatttgaatattcaGAACCAGGTTTCTTTGGGCTGGGGTAAGGAGGAAACCCAGTTCAAAGGACGTGGTgcaaaacaaattgaaagacAAAGAAACTTATTGCGTAATGCCGGTTTAAATATTGATTCGGATAATGCGATCCTATGCGATCCTaccatcaaagaaattcaatCTGGTAAAATATCAAGCTTTGATATAAATGATTATGAAATATCTTGGAGGGGCGATTGCCAATATTTTGCTATAACATgcattgaaattgtaaatGGTAAAGAAAGGAGAGTTATTAGAGTCTATTCAAGAGAGGGTGAATTGATTTCTTGCTCTGAACCAATTGATGGCCAAGAACATACGTTATCTTGGAAACCTCAAGGGTCATTGATTGCCTCTACGCAAAGAAGGTTTGAACCTGAAATTAATGGTCATGTATTAGATgtcattttctttgaaaagaatgGCTTAAGACACGGCGAATTTGATTCAAGGTTAAACGCaaaaaatgacaatattttcaagattggTTGGTCTTCCAATTCAGAGATTTTATTATTACAACTATACAATAGTGTTCAATTATGGTATATGAAAAACTACCATTGGTACTGTAAACAAGAGATTAAAACTTACAGTAATGATCCGATCAAATTCACTAAATTTCACCCTGAGAAACCTTTCAAATTAATGATTGGTACCAAGGAAACTCTTGAAATTATAGATTTATCATATGCTCTAACTCATGGTAATACAATTCAGCCTTATGATCAAGGCTTAAATATGGTTGTTGATGGTAAGACTTGTTTACTTACCCCGTTTGCAAAGGCCAATGTTCCACCACCAATGTCATTTAGGGAGCTGGATATTGATGAGAATATTAATTGTATTGCTTCATCAATGGACAATATGTATATTGCTTTATTGTCCAATAAACATGTCCATGTTTTCAAAGGTGATGAGGATAATTGGAATTACGAACTTATTAGTAGCTTCCCCATTGAGGATGGGTTATATCCAAGACAAGTCCAAATTGTTGGCAAGGAGAACAAGATTTATATTCTAATGGACGATTTACTGAACAACCTATCTAGAATACTTGTTTTagaaatcattgatgagCAAGTAGAATTCCAGGATATTATTGAAACCCCGAATAATCTAAAGGTTATTAAGCTATCATCCAACTCGAGTTTTGATTACGCTGCTTTTGAAACCATTGATTCATCCATTTACATTGTCAATACGGATAACAGTGTTGAGAAGTTAAGtcaatttcctcaactTGTAAATGATTTCCAAGTAGTTGAAGTTCCAAGCGAGTTGAACACTCCTGAGTCGCCAGATTTCATTAAGTTACCAATTGGATTGATGAATACTGGTAAACTATACATTGACTCAAAATTAATTTCACAAGGTGTTACATCAATGTTAATTACCGACGGGTTCCTCTTATATACAACAGCACAACATCAATTAAAGTTTTTCCATTTACACAATCCCAATATTTTAGACGATAACGAGATTAAGGAAgaattttttgaacatGACGAAAGAATCAGAAATATCGAAAGAGGCTCAACTTTAGTCAACTCGATTCCTTCTAAGTCCAGTGTTATCTTACAAGCTCCGAGGGGTAATTTGGAGACTATCTATCCAAGAATCATGGTTTTAAATGATGTCAGAAGagcaatcaaaaatgttaaTTATAAGAGCGCATTTATGACTTGTAGAGTTCACAGAATTGCTCTTGATATACTACATGATTATGATCCTCAGTTGTTCTTCAGCAATATTGAGAATTTCATCCACCAATTAGATAAAGTTGAATATCTCGATTTGTTCTTATCATGCCTATTGGAAGAAGACGTTTGCCAAACTAAATATAAGGAATCGAAACTTActaatgatgatgttaGCAATGCTGGTATCGTTGATGCTataaaagatttgaaaatatccaagAAGGAACAAGGTACTTTGAAGGTTAGAAATATTTGCGATGCTAttttgaatgttttgattAATAAAAGTTCattaaaggagaaatatTTACAATCTATAATTACTGCGTATGCCTCACAGAAACCCCCACGGACGGAAGAGGCTTTGCAGCTCATCTCAACATTCACCAAtgatcaagaaattgaaaaatctgttCAACATTTATGCTTCTTGTTAGATGTAAATAAGTTATATCTACAGGCTCTCGGTATCTATAATATTCCATTGGCCCTCATAGTTGCACAGCAATCTCAGAAGGATCCAAAAGAATATCTACCTTTCCTACAGAGcttatttgaagaaactgaGTTACGTAGGCGTTTTATGGTTGAtaattatttgaaaaaatatgaaaaagCATTAGATTCATTGGTCAAGATTCCAAGagaggaaaacaaagatatcaaagatGAGattattgattttattatCGATCATGATTTATACAAGCATGCTCTAACATTGtatgaaaatgatagtgaaaatttcaatgtaGTTCTAGGTTACTTTGCTGATTATCTGAACagcaaacaaaattatACACAGGCTGCTATAATCTATGAAAAATTGTTGGACTATCCGAAAGCATTGGAGAATTACATTTCAGCTAAGCGTTGGAGAGAGGCGATTTCGATCACTCTAAAGCCTGAATTTAATTATAAACATGAAGAAGCTTGCTCAACTCTTGTTGATTCATTAACACTTATTCATGACTATAAATCAGCTGCTTATATTAGCCACAAATATTTGGGTGACTTGAAACGAGCGTTAGAATTGTATGGTAAAGAATATGAATACTCTACAGCTATACAGTTGTGCTTAGAAGAGGGTAAACCTGAGTTAATTTCTGAAATTGTTGACCCCTCAATCAATGAAGGTTTTGGTACAATTGTGGAGCTATTAGCAGATTGTAAAGGTCAGTTGGAGTCTCAGCTAAAGAGGTTACGTGAATTGCGTGAGAAAAAACAATCTGATCCATTTGCTTTCTATGGTGAAATGGGTGAAAACGAAAACACCCCAGACAATGTTTCCATTGCACCTTCCGAAACTTCCACCAAAGAATCCTTTTTCACAAGGTATACAGGTAAAACAGCGGGTACCGCTAAAACAGGTGCATCCCGTCGAACTGCTAAAAAtaagagaagagaagagCGTAAACGTGCTCGTGGTAAGAAAGGAACCATTTATGAGGAGGAGTATTTGATTTCCTCAGTTGGAAGATTGATTGATAGATTGGAAATCACCAAGCCTGATACGATCAAGCTGTTAGAGGCAATGATAAGGAGGGAAATGATTCAACAAGCACATATTGTCCAGAGTAATTATGTTGCGTTGTTGAATCAATTAAAGGAGAATGTTGTGGAAATTTACACTGTTGATAAGCGTGACAGAGAaagaattgatgaaaatggcATGGTATACTACGTTGATGAAATTCCAATCCCTACAATCAAAGACTTCCCTGTTCTTGATATTCTTGACTACTGA
- a CDS encoding uncharacterized protein (PKUD0D02080; similar to Saccharomyces cerevisiae YDR347W (MRP1); ancestral locus Anc_5.398), translating to MLARRFTRFISTSSSLRQQLSVSSESDFNILLGKIQLPQVDRLNEFNTQNKGLPGIFSQSTLNDIWYDQLNHKLEDIKYIFQSLSHHDYSHCFNDSSLNENTSNKVINQYKNLLYDIAKRFDPNESYLFDSTASIYNLYYFLSSLKSSTSPIPTLAKPDSLITFKPSFKSSPLNSDLVKLINKSFGSIEEFQTLLFHSAASIKGNGYTWLTYNHIDASTNDFNKLSHLSILNTYNSGIPLNFTNRRISNGREHDKRVSGESETNSSIPNLEDAKFNNVNEFQITPLFAIGSNPSFWLRDYGVFGKKQYVNNVINAIDWEIVENRLPSK from the coding sequence ATGCTCGCCAGACGTTTCACCAGGTTCATCTCGACCTCATCCTCTTTGAGGCAACAGCTCTCGGTCTCCTCAGAGTCAGACTTCAACATCCTTTTGGGTAAGATCCAGCTACCACAGGTCGACAGGTTGAATGAATTCAATACTCAGAACAAAGGATTGCCCGGCATATTCTCCCAATCGACTTTGAACGACATTTGGTATGATCAGCTCAATCATAAACTGGAAGATATCAAATACATTTTCCAGTCCTTGTCTCATCACGATTATTCCCATTGTTTCAACGACTCCTCACTGAACGAAAACACCTCCAATAAAGTCATCAACCAATATAAGAACCTCTTGTATGATATAGCAAAAAGATTCGATCCTAACGAATCATACCTCTTCGACTCAACAGCTTCGATCTATAACTTGTACTACTTCCTCTCGTCATTAAAGTCATCAACCTCCCCAATCCCAACCTTGGCCAAACCAGACTCCCTCATCACTTTCAAACCATCGTTCAAGTCAAGCCCCCTCAACTCTGATTTGGTCAAATTGATCAATAAGTCATTTGGCTCAATAGAGGAGTTCCAAACATTGTTGTTCCATTCCGCTGCATCAATCAAAGGTAACGGTTATACTTGGTTGACTTATAACCATATTGATGCCTCAACgaatgatttcaataaattgtCTCACTTGTCAATCTTAAATACTTACAATTCAGGTATACCTCTCAATTTTACAAATCGTagaatttcaaatggtAGAGAACATGATAAGCGTGTCTCTGGTGAATCAGAAACTAATTCTTCTATTCCAAATCTTGAAGATGCTAAATTCAATAACGTTAATGAATTCCAAATTACTCCATTGTTTGCAATAGGTTCAAACCCATCATTCTGGTTGAGAGACTATGGCGTCTTTGGTAAGAAACAATACGTTAACAACGTCATCAATGCAATCGATTGGgagattgttgaaaataggCTGCCTTCTAAATAA
- a CDS encoding uncharacterized protein (PKUD0D02090; similar to Saccharomyces cerevisiae YER133W (GLC7); ancestral locus Anc_8.159): MTDIEADVDSIIDRLLDVRGSRPGKQVQLLEHEIKYLCTKAREIFIQQPILLELEAPIKICGDIHGQYYDLLRLFEYGAFPPEANYLFLGDYVDRGKQSLETICLLLAYKIKYPENFFILRGNHECASINRIYGFYDECKRRYNIKLWKTFTDCFNCLPIAAIIDEKIFTMHGGLSPDLNTMEQIRRIMRPTDIPDVGLLCDLLWSDPDKDIMGWSENDRGVSFTFGPDVVSRFLQKHDMDLICRAHQVVEDGYEFFSKRQLVTIFSAPNYCGEFDNAGAMMSVDESLLCSFQILKPAEKKKYPIKKKGGRIY; encoded by the coding sequence atgaCTGATATTGAGGCAGATGTTGATTCTATTATTGATAGACTACTAGATGTTCGAGGTTCAAGACCGGGTAAACAGGTTCAACTATTAGAGCACGAAATCAAATATCTATGTACAAAGGCACGTGAGATATTTATCCAACAGCCAATTTTACTAGAATTGGAGGCGCCAATCAAGATTTGTGGCGATATCCATGGACAATATTATGATTTATTGAGGCTCTTTGAATATGGAGCCTTTCCACCAGAGGCGaattatttgtttttgggTGACTATGTCGATAGGGGTAAGCAATCGTTAGAGACTATATGTTTGTTATTAGCATATAAGATCAAATATCCAgagaattttttcattttaagGGGTAATCATGAATGTGCATCAATCAACAGAATTTATGGGTTTTACGATGAGTGTAAGAGACGTTATAACATCAAGTTATGGAAAACTTTTACAGACTGTTTCAACTGTTTACCGATTGCAGCAATTATTGACGAAAAGATCTTTACAATGCATGGGGGTTTGAGTCCAGATTTAAACACAATGGAGCAAATCAGGAGAATCATGAGACCTACGGATATACCAGATGTTGGGTTATTATGCGATTTGTTATGGAGTGATCCAGATAAGGATATAATGGGATGGTCGGAGAATGATAGAGGTGTGTCATTTACGTTTGGTCCAGATGTTGTGTCTAGATTTTTGCAAAAGCACGATATGGATTTGATTTGTAGGGCCCACcaagttgttgaagatggtTATGAGTTTTTCAGCAAACGTCAATTGGTTACGATTTTTAGTGCTCCAAATTACTGTGGAGAGTTTGACAATGCCGGTGCAATGATGAGTGTTGATGAGAGTTTATTGTGTTCgttccaaattttgaagccggcagagaagaagaaatatccaataaagaagaaggggGGTAGAATAtactaa
- a CDS encoding uncharacterized protein (PKUD0D02100; similar to Saccharomyces cerevisiae YGR136W (LSB1) and YPR154W (PIN3); ancestral locus Anc_3.501) encodes MNKTAVSVDTIKREIDSLVREGALSTDKALEIKRLLPRVDKVVALYDFTPQQDDDLQLSQGDIIAVLEKPSDNWWKGTNTTTGTTGVFPANYVKPYVDSEDRDFDKEKLKERDRVLPQVPNNNKASSPTVEPPQGPPPYQQSYQQQPPQQYYQQQPPQQYYQQPPPQQYPPAAPYQQPVVQPVGQPYVQPYVQQPVQVQGQEQQSTMSKIGHQLGSAAIFGAGATIGSDLVNSIF; translated from the coding sequence ATGAACAAAACTGCCGTGTCAGTAGACACCATCAAGAGAGAGATTGACTCGCTCGTAAGAGAGGGCGCCCTCTCAACGGATAAGGCACTGGAGATCAAGAGGCTCCTCCCACGGGTGGACAAGGTGGTGGCCCTCTATGACTTCACGCCGCAGCAGGATGACGACTTGCAGCTAAGTCAGGGCGACATTATCGCCGTCTTGGAGAAACCTTCTGACAACTGGTGGAAGGGAACCAACACTACGACGGGAACAACAGGCGTCTTCCCGGCAAACTATGTCAAGCCGTACGTGGACAGTGAAGACAGAGACTTTGACAAGGAGAAACTAAAGGAGAGAGACCGTGTTTTGCCCCAGGTGCctaacaacaacaaggcATCCTCACCAACCGTTGAACCTCCTCAGGGACCGCCTCCATACCAGCAGTCCTACCAGCAACAGCCTCCTCAACAGTACTACCAGCAACAACCTCCTCAACAGTACTACCAACAACCGCCTCCTCAACAATACCCACCAGCGGCGCCTTACCAACAACCAGTTGTCCAGCCAGTGGGCCAACCATACGTCCAACCTTACGTCCAGCAACCCGTCCAGGTTCAGGGGCAGGAACAACAGTCGACAATGTCCAAAATCGGCCATCAACTAGGCAGTGCCGCCATCTTTGGTGCCGGCGCCACAATCGGCTCGGATCTAGTCAACTCCATCTTTTGA
- a CDS encoding uncharacterized protein (PKUD0D02110; similar to Saccharomyces cerevisiae YDR404C (RPB7); ancestral locus Anc_5.495): protein MFFIKDLTLTLTLHPSHFGPDMKTHLRHRLLQDVEGTCTGEHGYIVCVLDILNSTTTHGKVVPFDPCAHFNVQYKALVWKPIRGEVVDAQVSSVSPMGFFAHAGPLAVFISRHLMPTGFEHRPQHTPPAYVSTGGTTGGGNTVISVGVPIRVKIVGTRADVGSISAIGSIKEDYLGPL, encoded by the coding sequence ATGTTCTTCATTAAAGACCTAACCCTCACTCTTACGCTTCATCCGTCACATTTCGGTCCAGACATGAAGACCCACCTACGCCACCGTCTTCTCCAGGACGTTGAAGGTACTTGCACGGGCGAACACGGCTACATTGTCTGTGTCCTCGACATTCTTaactcaacaacaacccACGGTAAGGTTGTCCCCTTTGACCCCTGTGCTCATTTCAACGTCCAATATAAGGCCCTCGTTTGGAAACCCATTAGGGGGGAAGTGGTTGACGCCCAAGTCTCTAGTGTCTCCCCCATGGGGTTCTTCGCCCATGCGGGACCCTTGGCCGTCTTTATCTCGAGACATTTAATGCCAACAGGCTTTGAACATCGTCCACAACATACTCCGCCTGCTTATGTAAGCACTGGTGGTACTACTGGAGGTGGGAATACTGTAATTTCCGTCGGGGTCCCCATACGCGTTAAAATCGTTGGAACTAGAGCCGACGTGGGATCGATTAGTGCCATTGGGTCTATTAAGGAAGATTATTTAGGACCTCTTtaa
- a CDS encoding uncharacterized protein (PKUD0D02120; similar to Saccharomyces cerevisiae YOR150W (MRPL23); ancestral locus Anc_5.496), whose translation MSNIIGKAGLGLVRAWHHVDLSKDERTLGRLASSIAIALIGKHKPIVHETEDAGDYVVVSNCQHLKVTGRKLVEKTYWSHTTRPGSGKATPMEKVIDDYGYGEVVRRAVSRMLPKDRHRKARLQRLKVFDGSTHPYRGNIIAWADETPLVEKAILEAKVRNEQLSKFNELLKEKKL comes from the coding sequence atGTCGAACATTATTGGAAAAGCGGGGCTTGGTCTTGTGAGGGCGTGGCACCATGTAGATCTCTCCAAGGACGAGCGTACATTGGGTCGCTTGGCGTCGTCGATTGCCATTGCTCTCATTGGCAAGCATAAGCCAATTGTACATGAGACAGAAGATGCTGGCGACTATGTTGTTGTCTCCAACTGCCAGCATCTCAAGGTCACTGGCCGCAAGCTAGTCGAGAAGACGTATTGGTCGCACACCACCAGACCGGGTTCCGGGAAGGCCACTCCTATGGAGAAGGTGATTGATGACTATGGTTATGGAGAAGTTGTTAGACGTGCCGTGTCCCGGATGCTTCCAAAGGACAGACACAGAAAGGCTAGGTTACAGAGACTCAAGGTCTTTGACGGCTCCACCCATCCATATAGGGGGAACATCATTGCTTGGGCAGACGAAACACCTCTAGTGGAGAAGGCCATCTTGGAGGCCAAGGTGAGGAACGAACAGCTCTCCAAGTTCAACGAGCTCCtcaaggagaagaagttgtAG